In a genomic window of Clavelina lepadiformis chromosome 7, kaClaLepa1.1, whole genome shotgun sequence:
- the LOC143465145 gene encoding lysine-specific demethylase 5A-like isoform X1, producing MIDDEFFPPPECPVFEPNEEEFADPLSYINKIRPIAEKAGICKIRPPPYWQPPFAIDVENFKFTPRVQRINELGIHTRIRLQFIESVARFWELQGNPFKLPHVGGRALDLYGLHEVVKNFGGFQEVCRRKQWNNVCTKLHLPKNFSTALRMHYDRILYPFDIMKSGILVKALESSEDRESVTSHLKMGNMKSKKRTMYQGSSISLDNLFPTPVSVGSSSTPKQRIKRRPVEEPLIADVSNNKELAKLQLYGSAGPKMMGLGVTAENKNGSAGTSIDKCTAAQKEVSSPVAETVLPTRTVQTRDRGNEQIPYSILDTMDNCKLCGKDSNDSLLLLCDGCDDSYHTYCLIPPLPNVPAGDWRCPKCISKECNKKVQAYGFEQARREYTLQSFGEMADTFKSEYFNKPVHMVPTGEVEQEFWRLVGSLDEDLAVEYGADIHVVDNGSGFPRLIDKEHKDLTSEEEEYATSKWNLNNLPVQEQSLLHSVSGDISGMKIPWVYVGMCFSAFCWHTEDHWTYSINYMHWGEPKTWYGVPREDACKFEHVMQESAPELFNNHPDLLHHLVTTMNPSTLLKRGVRVVRTNQCAGEFMITFPRAYHAGFNQGYNFAEAVNFCPADWVPVGRECVAHYRKMRKCCVFSHEEIICKVAHNPDDLDVQVAAVIYKDMLIMLQDEKELRKHLLSLGVEKAEREAFELVPDDERQCLHCRTTCFLSAVTCTCTPENMVCLRHVDKLCEKCSASQFVLRYRYSLDELPPILHKLKVRAEAFDAWGDKVKAVLVAKEKKLTLKEIKELLQESESGNFPENDLLQRLKSVVHEAEICSRVSQQLVGTKRHRTRIRDPSQLPEPSKCTLTIEEIQAFCKQIKNLPCAIPFAQEVADYTKQVEAFIRISEESLSKDEPSSEEIVKLLEDASEFDLDLPQIALLQQAMHQARWLEEVRERLLLEPSIPQSAKINVVTLEHLKRLINSGMNIAPKRSVERAMSELKELLALAEGWEDKAKMCLTSKPSVSLATAVLVTEKAGQIPVCLPQCMKLLEVVNKARAWISKIENLQTQDFYPYVEVLEALAKQAHSLHVKLEQLQFIDTQVTNAKSWKERASKTFLKKNTPYSLNEVLNPRKKVASVNMNWKRRKSTEVVNDQKTDEETKLNTINVHDPPDPVQVVVQYKQAEKNEMNLIKQIRLQNNTKVGSTMRGSSSDPGSDSKEAKKTTPEDSVLYCVCRKPSSGLMLQCEVCHDWFHTTCVPLPKLSNAKSKVEQVFELKFLCPMCRRSRRPHLSTILSLLLQLQKLPVRIKEGEALQCLTERAMSWQDRARQTLSSKDYQDLLKTVVSDCSFVNSNACPELFSVKRDNDGGKIFPLGLEKKIGKTETRDSVDEAIDAVIKQSLENNERTQLSSTTINSYKCETNSEDLRCANQGGSLHASDSSEKHASVNEDSREICKGFSQMYPVHSPAIKLEKKNGEAQPKSPLKQSPPSVDSSHSNDIASEKPVQIKAEIGKATPGSTIETSLQDDEIKDEVMDAEIPIQTQHKASPNNGSLISYSGVSSNKSFVKSDKIIDNEIEGLVDSNTQASNKDMAVPALSVPMKARLEELMLEGDLLEVTLPETQWIWKVLQATQPRKDESFVALLEEEKKELNERRKKKKEGLFPDKKKKSKSNLDEKETKQKPEKRRKRVDAKQNIISTKFTDDDEYAFCSVEIGTEGRQSCLQPVGEEVDWLQCDGGCEQWFHCVCVKISASEASECEYVCDACRKQKENEHSGTSMNNSEELNIVAMAVDNPGMTCDVLCTKAAS from the exons GCGTTGGAATCTAGTGAAGATCGTGAGAGTGTTACTTCACATTTAAAAATGGGAAATATGAAGTCAAAAAAGAGAACTATGTATCAG GGTTCAAGCATTTCCTTGGACAATTTGTTTCCAACACCAGTTTCAGTTGGCAGTTCATCTACACCAAAACAGCGGATCAAGCGTCGACCAGTTGAAGAACCTTTAATTGCAGATGTATCAAATAACAAGGAACTTGCTAAGCTTCAACTATATGGTA GTGCTGGTCCGAAAATGATGGGCTTAGGTGTGACGGCTGAAAACAAGAATGGAAGTGCTGGTACCAGCATTGATAAGTGCACAGCTGCACAAAAAGAG GTTAGTAGCCCAGTTGCTGAAACAGTGTTGCCAACAAGGACTGTTCAGACAAGAGATAGAGGAAATGAACAAATTCCGTACTCAATA CTTGACACAATGGATAACTGTAAATTATGCGGCAAAGATAGCAATGATTCACTGCTTCTGCTCTGTGATGGATGTGATGATAGTTACCACACTTATTGTCTTATTCCTCCACTTCCAAATGTACCAGCAGGAGACTGGAGATGTCCGAAGTGTATTTCTAAG GAATGTAACAAGAAGGTTCAAGCTTATGGATTTGAGCAGGCAAGGCGGGAGTACACTTTACAAAGCTTCGGCGAAATGGCAGACACTTTTAAATCtgaatattttaacaaaccg GTGCATATGGTGCCCACAGGAGAAGTGGAACAAGAGTTTTGGAGATTAGTTGGTTCCTTAGATGAAGATTTAGCTGTGGAGTACGGCGCTGATATTCACGTTGTAGACAATGGAAGTGGTTTTCCAAGGTTAATCGACAAAGAGCATAAAGATTTGACGTCTGAGGAAGAG GAGTACGCAACAAGCAAGTGGAATTTGAACAATCTTCCAGTGCAAGAACAGTCTCTTCTTCATTCTGTGTCAGGAGATATATCTGGAATGAAG ATTCCATGGGTATACGTTGGCATGTGCTTTTCAGCATTTTGCTGGCACACAGAAGACCATTGGACATATTCCATTAATTACATGCATTGGGGTGAACCCAAAACTTG GTATGGTGTGCCACGAGAAGATGCTTGTAAATTTGAGCATGTAATGCAAGAATCTGCTCCGGAGTTATTCAACAACCATCCTGATCTTCTTCATCATCTTGTCACCACCATGAATCCTTCGACGTTGTTGAAACGCGGTGTACGCGTTGTGCGTACTAATCAGTGCGCTGGAGAATTCATGATCACTTTTCCGCGAGCTTATCATGCCGGGTTCAATCAAGGTTATAACTTTGCGGAAGCTGTCAACTTTTGCCCTGCAGACTGG GTTCCTGTAGGTCGTGAATGTGTAGCACATTATCGAAAAATGAGGAAATGCTGTGTGTTTTCTCATGAAGAAATAATCTGCAAG GTCGCTCATAATCCTGACGACCTCGATGTACAAGTAGCTGCTGTCATATACAAGGACATGCTTATTATGCTACAGGATGAGAAGGAGCTCCGAAAACATCTTTTGTCGTTG GGTGTTGAAAAAGCTGAAAGGGAAGCATTTGAACTCGTGCCAGACGACGAACGTCAGTGCTTGCATTGTCGCACAACGTGTTTCTTGTCTGCTGTGACTTGCACTTGCACGCCGGAGAACATGGTTTGTCTCCGTCATGTTGATAAACTTTGCGAAAAATGCAGTGCGTCGCAATTTGTTTTAAG ATACCGATACAGCCTGGATGAACTGCCTCCTATTTTGCACAAGTTGAAAGTCAGAGCAGAAGCGTTCGATGCTTGGGGTGACAAGGTCAAAGCTGTACTTGTTGCAAAGGAGAAGAAACTAactttgaaagaaattaag GAATTATTGCAAGAGTCTGAAAGTGGAAACTTTCCTGAGAATGATCTTCTTCAAAGATTGAAATCAGTTGTTCATGAAGCTGAAATTTGCTCTCGTGTTTCCCAACAACTCGTTGGAACAAAACGACATCGAACAAG AATCAGAGATCCTTCACAACTCCCAGAGCCTAGCAAATGCACTCTAACAATCGAGGAAATCCAAGCTTTCTgcaaacagataaaaaatttaccgTGTGCAATACCATTTGCACAAGAG GTTGCAGATTACACTAAGCAGGTTGAGGCGTTCATTCGAATTAGTGAAGAGAGCCTATCGAAAGATGAACCATCAAGTGAAGAAATTGTGAAACTATTAGAAGACGCCAGTGAATTTGATCTTGACTTGCCGCAGATAGCGCTTTTACAACAG GCGATGCATCAAGCCAGGTGGCTTGAAGAAGTTCGTGAACGTCTGCTGCTAGAACCAAGTATTCCACAGTCAGCCAAAATTAATGTGGTCACATTGGAGCATTTGAAAAGACTTATCAACTCTGGAATGAATATTGCGCCAAAGCGATCAGTTGAACGGGCAATGTCGGAACTTAAAGAGCTGCTTGCCTTAGCGGAAGGCTGGGAGGACAAGGCAAAGATGTGCCTAACTTCAAA GCCGTCTGTTTCCCTTGCCACTGCCGTGCTGGTAACAGAAAAAGCTGGACAAATCCCAGTGTGCTTGCCACAGTGTATGAAGTTATTGGAAGTTGTCAATAAAGCCCGTGCTTGGATTTCAAAG ATCGAGAACCTTCAAACGCAAGATTTCTACCCTTACGTGGAAGTCCTGGAAGCTTTGGCAAAACAGGCTCATTCACTCCACGTTAAACTGGAGCAATTGCAGTTCATAGACACGCAAGTAACAAATGCTAAATCCTGGAAAGAACGCGCATCGAAGAcgtttttgaagaaaaacacTCCTTACTCTCTTAATGAG GTGTTGAATCCACGCAAAAAGGTTGCCTCGGTCAATATGAATTGGAAGAGAAGAAAGAGCACAGAAGTTGTCAATGATCAAAAAACTGATGAAGAAACCAA ACTAAATACAATCAATGTGCACGACCCGCCCGATCCCGTGCAAGTTGTCGTGCAATACAAGCAagctgaaaaaaatgaaatgaatttgATCAAGCAGATTCGTTTACAGAACAACACAAAGGTTGGGTCCACCATGAGAGGGTCTTCCAGCGATCCTGGATCTGACAGCAAGGAg GCGAAGAAAACAACCCCGGAAGACAGTGTACTGTATTGCGTTTGTCGCAAACCGTCAAGTG GTTTGATGCTGCAGTGTGAAGTTTGTCACGACTGGTTTCATACAACTTGTGTTCCCCTCCCAAAACTAAGCAACGCCAAAAGCAAG GTGGAGCAAGTATTTGAGTTGAAGTTTCTGTGTCCGATGTGCCGTCGGTCGCGTCGCCCCCACCTCTCCACGATACTGTCGCTATTACTCCAGCTCCAGAAACTGCCAGTTAGAATAAAGGAGGGCGAAGCGTTGCAATGCCTCACAGAAAGGGCGATGTCATGGCAGGACAGGGCTCGGCAAACTCTTTCCTCCAAAGATTACCAAGATCTACTTAAGACTGTGGTGTCAGACTGCAG TTTCGTTAACTCAAACGCGTGTCCCGAGCTTTTCAGCGTAAAAAGGGATAATGATGGAGGAAAAATTTTCCCACTCGGTTTGGAGAAAAAGATTG GAAAAACCGAAACTCGCGATTCGGTTGATGAAGCTATCGACGCCGTCATTAAACAATCACTCGAAAACAATGAAAGAACACAATTGTCAAGCACAACAATTAACAGTTATAAATGTGAGACTAACTCTGAAGATTTGCGTTGTGCGAACCAAGGTGGTTCATTACATGCATCTGATTCATCTGAAAAACACGCAAGCGTCAACGAAGATAGCCGAGAAATCTGTAAAGGATTTTCTCAAATGTATCCTGTTCATTCTCCCGCGATAAAGctggaaaagaaaaatggCGAAGCTCAACCGAAGTCACCGTTAAAACAATCACCCCCAAGTGTGGACtcttcacattcaaatgataTTGCTTCAGAGAAACCTGTTCAAATTAAAGCTGAAATCGGAAAAGCAACTCCGGGATCAACAATTGAAACATCTTTGCAAGATGATGAGATTAAAGATGAAGTGATGGATGCAGAAATTCCGATCCAAACTCAGCATAAAGCGTCTCCTAATAACGGATCTTTAATTAGTTACTCAGGAGTCTCaagcaataaaagttttgtaaaatctgACAAAATAATAG ATAATGAAATTGAGGGTCTTGTTGACTCAAATACGCAAGCTTCAAACAAG GACATGGCCGTTCCTGCACTGTCGGTCCCAATGAAAGCAAGACTTGAAGAACTTATGTTGGAAGGTGACTTACTGGAAGTAACTTTACCGGAAACTCAGTGGATATGGAAAGTATTGCAAGCTACTCAGCCACGCAAAGATGAAAG CTTTGTCGCTTTGCTGGAAGAGGAGAAAAAAGAATTGAACGAGCGcagaaagaagaagaaagaagGCTTATTCCCGGACAAGAAGaagaaaagcaaaagcaaT CTGGACGAGAAAGAAACGAAGCAGAAGCCTGAGAAGAGAAGAAAAAGAGTGGACGCCAaacag AACATCATCTCAACCAAGTTCACCGACGACGACGAATACGCGTTCTGCTCCGTCGAAATCGGCACGGAGGGTCGCCAATCGTGTCTGCAACCTGTAGGGGAGGAAGTTGACTGGCTGCAATGCGACGGGGGATGCGAGCAATGGTTCCACTGTGTTTGCGTTAAGATCAGCGCTTCGGAAGCGAGTGAATGTGAATACGTATGCGACGCTTGCAG AAAACAGAAAGAGAACGAACATTCTGGAACGTCAATGAACAACTCTGAGGAGTTGAACATTGTGGCGATGGCTGTGGATAACCCTGGAATGACCTGTGACGTGCTATGTACAAAGGCAGCTTCGTAA
- the LOC143465145 gene encoding lysine-specific demethylase 5A-like isoform X2 — protein sequence MIDDEFFPPPECPVFEPNEEEFADPLSYINKIRPIAEKAGICKIRPPPYWQPPFAIDVENFKFTPRVQRINELGIHTRIRLQFIESVARFWELQGNPFKLPHVGGRALDLYGLHEVVKNFGGFQEVCRRKQWNNVCTKLHLPKNFSTALRMHYDRILYPFDIMKSGILVKALESSEDRESVTSHLKMGNMKSKKRTMYQGSSISLDNLFPTPVSVGSSSTPKQRIKRRPVEEPLIADVSNNKELAKLQLYGAGPKMMGLGVTAENKNGSAGTSIDKCTAAQKEVSSPVAETVLPTRTVQTRDRGNEQIPYSILDTMDNCKLCGKDSNDSLLLLCDGCDDSYHTYCLIPPLPNVPAGDWRCPKCISKECNKKVQAYGFEQARREYTLQSFGEMADTFKSEYFNKPVHMVPTGEVEQEFWRLVGSLDEDLAVEYGADIHVVDNGSGFPRLIDKEHKDLTSEEEEYATSKWNLNNLPVQEQSLLHSVSGDISGMKIPWVYVGMCFSAFCWHTEDHWTYSINYMHWGEPKTWYGVPREDACKFEHVMQESAPELFNNHPDLLHHLVTTMNPSTLLKRGVRVVRTNQCAGEFMITFPRAYHAGFNQGYNFAEAVNFCPADWVPVGRECVAHYRKMRKCCVFSHEEIICKVAHNPDDLDVQVAAVIYKDMLIMLQDEKELRKHLLSLGVEKAEREAFELVPDDERQCLHCRTTCFLSAVTCTCTPENMVCLRHVDKLCEKCSASQFVLRYRYSLDELPPILHKLKVRAEAFDAWGDKVKAVLVAKEKKLTLKEIKELLQESESGNFPENDLLQRLKSVVHEAEICSRVSQQLVGTKRHRTRIRDPSQLPEPSKCTLTIEEIQAFCKQIKNLPCAIPFAQEVADYTKQVEAFIRISEESLSKDEPSSEEIVKLLEDASEFDLDLPQIALLQQAMHQARWLEEVRERLLLEPSIPQSAKINVVTLEHLKRLINSGMNIAPKRSVERAMSELKELLALAEGWEDKAKMCLTSKPSVSLATAVLVTEKAGQIPVCLPQCMKLLEVVNKARAWISKIENLQTQDFYPYVEVLEALAKQAHSLHVKLEQLQFIDTQVTNAKSWKERASKTFLKKNTPYSLNEVLNPRKKVASVNMNWKRRKSTEVVNDQKTDEETKLNTINVHDPPDPVQVVVQYKQAEKNEMNLIKQIRLQNNTKVGSTMRGSSSDPGSDSKEAKKTTPEDSVLYCVCRKPSSGLMLQCEVCHDWFHTTCVPLPKLSNAKSKVEQVFELKFLCPMCRRSRRPHLSTILSLLLQLQKLPVRIKEGEALQCLTERAMSWQDRARQTLSSKDYQDLLKTVVSDCSFVNSNACPELFSVKRDNDGGKIFPLGLEKKIGKTETRDSVDEAIDAVIKQSLENNERTQLSSTTINSYKCETNSEDLRCANQGGSLHASDSSEKHASVNEDSREICKGFSQMYPVHSPAIKLEKKNGEAQPKSPLKQSPPSVDSSHSNDIASEKPVQIKAEIGKATPGSTIETSLQDDEIKDEVMDAEIPIQTQHKASPNNGSLISYSGVSSNKSFVKSDKIIDNEIEGLVDSNTQASNKDMAVPALSVPMKARLEELMLEGDLLEVTLPETQWIWKVLQATQPRKDESFVALLEEEKKELNERRKKKKEGLFPDKKKKSKSNLDEKETKQKPEKRRKRVDAKQNIISTKFTDDDEYAFCSVEIGTEGRQSCLQPVGEEVDWLQCDGGCEQWFHCVCVKISASEASECEYVCDACRKQKENEHSGTSMNNSEELNIVAMAVDNPGMTCDVLCTKAAS from the exons GCGTTGGAATCTAGTGAAGATCGTGAGAGTGTTACTTCACATTTAAAAATGGGAAATATGAAGTCAAAAAAGAGAACTATGTATCAG GGTTCAAGCATTTCCTTGGACAATTTGTTTCCAACACCAGTTTCAGTTGGCAGTTCATCTACACCAAAACAGCGGATCAAGCGTCGACCAGTTGAAGAACCTTTAATTGCAGATGTATCAAATAACAAGGAACTTGCTAAGCTTCAACTATATG GTGCTGGTCCGAAAATGATGGGCTTAGGTGTGACGGCTGAAAACAAGAATGGAAGTGCTGGTACCAGCATTGATAAGTGCACAGCTGCACAAAAAGAG GTTAGTAGCCCAGTTGCTGAAACAGTGTTGCCAACAAGGACTGTTCAGACAAGAGATAGAGGAAATGAACAAATTCCGTACTCAATA CTTGACACAATGGATAACTGTAAATTATGCGGCAAAGATAGCAATGATTCACTGCTTCTGCTCTGTGATGGATGTGATGATAGTTACCACACTTATTGTCTTATTCCTCCACTTCCAAATGTACCAGCAGGAGACTGGAGATGTCCGAAGTGTATTTCTAAG GAATGTAACAAGAAGGTTCAAGCTTATGGATTTGAGCAGGCAAGGCGGGAGTACACTTTACAAAGCTTCGGCGAAATGGCAGACACTTTTAAATCtgaatattttaacaaaccg GTGCATATGGTGCCCACAGGAGAAGTGGAACAAGAGTTTTGGAGATTAGTTGGTTCCTTAGATGAAGATTTAGCTGTGGAGTACGGCGCTGATATTCACGTTGTAGACAATGGAAGTGGTTTTCCAAGGTTAATCGACAAAGAGCATAAAGATTTGACGTCTGAGGAAGAG GAGTACGCAACAAGCAAGTGGAATTTGAACAATCTTCCAGTGCAAGAACAGTCTCTTCTTCATTCTGTGTCAGGAGATATATCTGGAATGAAG ATTCCATGGGTATACGTTGGCATGTGCTTTTCAGCATTTTGCTGGCACACAGAAGACCATTGGACATATTCCATTAATTACATGCATTGGGGTGAACCCAAAACTTG GTATGGTGTGCCACGAGAAGATGCTTGTAAATTTGAGCATGTAATGCAAGAATCTGCTCCGGAGTTATTCAACAACCATCCTGATCTTCTTCATCATCTTGTCACCACCATGAATCCTTCGACGTTGTTGAAACGCGGTGTACGCGTTGTGCGTACTAATCAGTGCGCTGGAGAATTCATGATCACTTTTCCGCGAGCTTATCATGCCGGGTTCAATCAAGGTTATAACTTTGCGGAAGCTGTCAACTTTTGCCCTGCAGACTGG GTTCCTGTAGGTCGTGAATGTGTAGCACATTATCGAAAAATGAGGAAATGCTGTGTGTTTTCTCATGAAGAAATAATCTGCAAG GTCGCTCATAATCCTGACGACCTCGATGTACAAGTAGCTGCTGTCATATACAAGGACATGCTTATTATGCTACAGGATGAGAAGGAGCTCCGAAAACATCTTTTGTCGTTG GGTGTTGAAAAAGCTGAAAGGGAAGCATTTGAACTCGTGCCAGACGACGAACGTCAGTGCTTGCATTGTCGCACAACGTGTTTCTTGTCTGCTGTGACTTGCACTTGCACGCCGGAGAACATGGTTTGTCTCCGTCATGTTGATAAACTTTGCGAAAAATGCAGTGCGTCGCAATTTGTTTTAAG ATACCGATACAGCCTGGATGAACTGCCTCCTATTTTGCACAAGTTGAAAGTCAGAGCAGAAGCGTTCGATGCTTGGGGTGACAAGGTCAAAGCTGTACTTGTTGCAAAGGAGAAGAAACTAactttgaaagaaattaag GAATTATTGCAAGAGTCTGAAAGTGGAAACTTTCCTGAGAATGATCTTCTTCAAAGATTGAAATCAGTTGTTCATGAAGCTGAAATTTGCTCTCGTGTTTCCCAACAACTCGTTGGAACAAAACGACATCGAACAAG AATCAGAGATCCTTCACAACTCCCAGAGCCTAGCAAATGCACTCTAACAATCGAGGAAATCCAAGCTTTCTgcaaacagataaaaaatttaccgTGTGCAATACCATTTGCACAAGAG GTTGCAGATTACACTAAGCAGGTTGAGGCGTTCATTCGAATTAGTGAAGAGAGCCTATCGAAAGATGAACCATCAAGTGAAGAAATTGTGAAACTATTAGAAGACGCCAGTGAATTTGATCTTGACTTGCCGCAGATAGCGCTTTTACAACAG GCGATGCATCAAGCCAGGTGGCTTGAAGAAGTTCGTGAACGTCTGCTGCTAGAACCAAGTATTCCACAGTCAGCCAAAATTAATGTGGTCACATTGGAGCATTTGAAAAGACTTATCAACTCTGGAATGAATATTGCGCCAAAGCGATCAGTTGAACGGGCAATGTCGGAACTTAAAGAGCTGCTTGCCTTAGCGGAAGGCTGGGAGGACAAGGCAAAGATGTGCCTAACTTCAAA GCCGTCTGTTTCCCTTGCCACTGCCGTGCTGGTAACAGAAAAAGCTGGACAAATCCCAGTGTGCTTGCCACAGTGTATGAAGTTATTGGAAGTTGTCAATAAAGCCCGTGCTTGGATTTCAAAG ATCGAGAACCTTCAAACGCAAGATTTCTACCCTTACGTGGAAGTCCTGGAAGCTTTGGCAAAACAGGCTCATTCACTCCACGTTAAACTGGAGCAATTGCAGTTCATAGACACGCAAGTAACAAATGCTAAATCCTGGAAAGAACGCGCATCGAAGAcgtttttgaagaaaaacacTCCTTACTCTCTTAATGAG GTGTTGAATCCACGCAAAAAGGTTGCCTCGGTCAATATGAATTGGAAGAGAAGAAAGAGCACAGAAGTTGTCAATGATCAAAAAACTGATGAAGAAACCAA ACTAAATACAATCAATGTGCACGACCCGCCCGATCCCGTGCAAGTTGTCGTGCAATACAAGCAagctgaaaaaaatgaaatgaatttgATCAAGCAGATTCGTTTACAGAACAACACAAAGGTTGGGTCCACCATGAGAGGGTCTTCCAGCGATCCTGGATCTGACAGCAAGGAg GCGAAGAAAACAACCCCGGAAGACAGTGTACTGTATTGCGTTTGTCGCAAACCGTCAAGTG GTTTGATGCTGCAGTGTGAAGTTTGTCACGACTGGTTTCATACAACTTGTGTTCCCCTCCCAAAACTAAGCAACGCCAAAAGCAAG GTGGAGCAAGTATTTGAGTTGAAGTTTCTGTGTCCGATGTGCCGTCGGTCGCGTCGCCCCCACCTCTCCACGATACTGTCGCTATTACTCCAGCTCCAGAAACTGCCAGTTAGAATAAAGGAGGGCGAAGCGTTGCAATGCCTCACAGAAAGGGCGATGTCATGGCAGGACAGGGCTCGGCAAACTCTTTCCTCCAAAGATTACCAAGATCTACTTAAGACTGTGGTGTCAGACTGCAG TTTCGTTAACTCAAACGCGTGTCCCGAGCTTTTCAGCGTAAAAAGGGATAATGATGGAGGAAAAATTTTCCCACTCGGTTTGGAGAAAAAGATTG GAAAAACCGAAACTCGCGATTCGGTTGATGAAGCTATCGACGCCGTCATTAAACAATCACTCGAAAACAATGAAAGAACACAATTGTCAAGCACAACAATTAACAGTTATAAATGTGAGACTAACTCTGAAGATTTGCGTTGTGCGAACCAAGGTGGTTCATTACATGCATCTGATTCATCTGAAAAACACGCAAGCGTCAACGAAGATAGCCGAGAAATCTGTAAAGGATTTTCTCAAATGTATCCTGTTCATTCTCCCGCGATAAAGctggaaaagaaaaatggCGAAGCTCAACCGAAGTCACCGTTAAAACAATCACCCCCAAGTGTGGACtcttcacattcaaatgataTTGCTTCAGAGAAACCTGTTCAAATTAAAGCTGAAATCGGAAAAGCAACTCCGGGATCAACAATTGAAACATCTTTGCAAGATGATGAGATTAAAGATGAAGTGATGGATGCAGAAATTCCGATCCAAACTCAGCATAAAGCGTCTCCTAATAACGGATCTTTAATTAGTTACTCAGGAGTCTCaagcaataaaagttttgtaaaatctgACAAAATAATAG ATAATGAAATTGAGGGTCTTGTTGACTCAAATACGCAAGCTTCAAACAAG GACATGGCCGTTCCTGCACTGTCGGTCCCAATGAAAGCAAGACTTGAAGAACTTATGTTGGAAGGTGACTTACTGGAAGTAACTTTACCGGAAACTCAGTGGATATGGAAAGTATTGCAAGCTACTCAGCCACGCAAAGATGAAAG CTTTGTCGCTTTGCTGGAAGAGGAGAAAAAAGAATTGAACGAGCGcagaaagaagaagaaagaagGCTTATTCCCGGACAAGAAGaagaaaagcaaaagcaaT CTGGACGAGAAAGAAACGAAGCAGAAGCCTGAGAAGAGAAGAAAAAGAGTGGACGCCAaacag AACATCATCTCAACCAAGTTCACCGACGACGACGAATACGCGTTCTGCTCCGTCGAAATCGGCACGGAGGGTCGCCAATCGTGTCTGCAACCTGTAGGGGAGGAAGTTGACTGGCTGCAATGCGACGGGGGATGCGAGCAATGGTTCCACTGTGTTTGCGTTAAGATCAGCGCTTCGGAAGCGAGTGAATGTGAATACGTATGCGACGCTTGCAG AAAACAGAAAGAGAACGAACATTCTGGAACGTCAATGAACAACTCTGAGGAGTTGAACATTGTGGCGATGGCTGTGGATAACCCTGGAATGACCTGTGACGTGCTATGTACAAAGGCAGCTTCGTAA